The Phyllobacterium zundukense genome contains the following window.
GCTTAAATGTTGGCGGTGTAAGCGGTGTAAGCGCTGGAGCGGGCGCCGCAATTGGCGGTAGCCGGAACGGCATTGGGGCCGGGGCGGGGGTTGGCGTCGGTAATACGTTGGGTGCAGGCGCTGGCGTCGGCATCGGCAATGCCGTCATCAATCCTGGGAGTGGCACTATTCCCGGCAGCGGAACCAGCCCCGGCATTTCGGGGGTGACCAATCCGGGTACGGCTGTCAATCCTGCGACCCCTGGGTTGAATCCCGGTGTGATATCGGCCCGACTGGCCAGCTTGAGTGCACCCGAGCGCGCGAAGTTGAAAGTGCGCTGCCGCGATGTGTCGGCAAATGCGATGAGCTATGACAGCGGGCTTGTATCGCTTTGCAAGATGTTGCGCGGTATCTGATCACTCAGGGCCAATCAACGGATTCAGGGTGGCCTCTTTGGAGTGAGATGGCGGATCAGGTTCGGTGTATGCTGATCGCCCAGATTGATGGAAGAGCAGAGAAACCCAAGATAGTGCGCGGGTCGATGGGCGTTTCTCGAGTAAGATGAGCTAGGATTAAGTTGCTTGCAATCGATTACTGTAAAGCAGTTCGATCCTGGTCTTCTGTGCCATTTAGATTGCCCTAGTTCATCGTCGCGCAATCAAAGGAAGCGAAGATGCGACAGAAAACCGGCCACAGAAACCAGCGACGGAACAGGTCATCAAGGACAATCTTCGGGCAACGCGCAAGCATCACTCTGCCGAAGGCAAGATCCGCATCGTGCTGGAAGGCTTGCGCGGTGAGGAAAGCATTGCAGCGTTTTGCCGCCGCGAAGGCACTGCCGAGAGCCTTTATTACCGCTGGTCAAGGGAGCTCCTCGAGTTCGGTCCCAACTTCAAGTATAGTGGTTTCGAGGCTTATCGCGGTGCGATAACTCATTCCGTTCTTGCTGCAGATCGGCGACTGTCGACTTTTCGGCACCAATCGGTTTCGACTGGAAATCCGCTATTATCAGCATTTTCAGACGAAGGGTTTCTCGGCAAGTTTCTGATTGAACAAGACGTGCGGGTACCGTTCGATCCTGATCAACCGTCCTTTGTTGAGGAGTTCCCCACTATAGTGCGCTACATTTCCTAATTATTGACGATCGGTTCGCCGCCTGCTGCTCAGGACTTGGCGTCATAGCGCGGTTGAGGATCGAGGGTTGATATAAAATGAATGCATCAAAGCATGTAGGTACTTGTCGGTGCGGTCGGCTTCGGGCCGAATGCGAGGGCGAGCCGGTGCGCGTTTCGGTCTGCCATTGCCTCGACTGTCAGAAGCGGAGCGGGAGCGCCTTCGCGGCGCAGGCGCGTTGGCCCGATCAAAAGGTTCGGGTGATCGGCGAAGCACAGACCTGGACGCGCGTGGCCGACAGCGGACATCGGGCAACTTATCGCTTCTGTCCGAATTGCGGTTCGACAGTCGCTTATGTGATTGAAGGCTGGCCTGGTGTCACGGCGGTGCCGCTCGGTGCGTTCGCCGATCCGCAGTTCCCGGCGCCGAAATTCTCCGTCTACGAACATCGGAAGCACAGTTGGACAGCCGTGTTAGGCGACGACGTAGAACACTCCTCAACACCGACCACCAAGCGTGCGCCTGGAAGCAAGCTGAGTGAATGAAGCCTGAACATGAACAAGGCTGGAGGATATAAGCGGCGTGTTGCGAAGGATCGAAGCAACGAGGGTTCAGTACTCTGATATTTCAGCCGTCGTTTCGCATCCAGCTTCCGAGAGTATCCGGAGCCTGCCAAAACCTCTACGATCGTTCGCTCAATTGCACTGTGGCGGCCCTGCAAAAAACCGCGCCTCTGTATTTGCCGCTCCGGCCTCAATACATTGAAACGGCGATATAAATCCGCTTCGCTTCATCCGTGGAGCAGAAGTTTCATCCACATCCGGCGCTACCCTCGCGCCGCGCCTTCCGCCGCGGTTCGGGGCGCCGCCCGAGCCGCTCCGGCCTTCGTCTCTTCCGTCCGCTCCTGGTGTTTTTTGCCCCAGTCCGCCAGCGGGGCGAGGGCCAGGTCGAGCTCGGCGCCTTCCGGCGTAACCGAATATTCGACGCGCGGCGGCACCTGGTGAAACACCTCGCGGTGGATGATGCCGTCCGCCTCCATCTCGCGCAGGTGCTGGATCAGCATCTTTTCGCTGATCTCCGGTTGCAGCCTTTTCAGTTCGCCGAAGCGGCAGGGCTGCGCCTGGTGGATCTGCCAGAGCAAAAGTGCCTTCCACTTGCCGCCGATCACCGCGAGCGCGGGACCTAATCCGCAACTGTCTGGCAGTTTTCTTTGGTTTTTTTCCAAGGAACTCTCCAATTCTGAGGATTTGGTAGGTACCTTACTTTTTTGTCTGTACTTGTGCAATCGAAAGTATCTGCCTAGCTTCGGGCAAGGACGCCGGAGCATGCGGGCAGAAGGCCAGCGGCAAGGCTTCCACCGGGACAGTTTTTCGCGGCAAAAAAAGCGGACGCTCCCGGCAGTTTCAAACCGACAGGCCGCGGCGCCCTTGGCGCCGGGATAAGGAAGAATCATGAGCAGATTTCAGGGCAAGAAGGCCGTTGTCATCGGCGGCACGCATGGAATGGGACTGGCGGTGGCGCAGGCGTTGATCGACGGCGACGCCGGGGTCCTGATCACGGGGCGCAATGAAAAGAACCTTGCGGACGCCCGTCAGGCGCTTGGCGGCAGCGTCCATGCGGTCCGGTCCGATATCGCCAGCATGGGCGACATCGCCGTGCTCAGCGTGGAAGTGGGGCAGAAGCTCGGCGAGATCGATTTCCTGCACGTGAACGCCGGCGTGTCGGAGCTGGAACCGTTCGACCAGGTCACTGAAGCGTCCTACGACCGCCAGTTCGACATCAACACCAGGGGCGCCTTTTTCACCACCCAGCGCCTCATTCCGCTGATCAAGGAGGGCGGTGCGATCGTCTTCACCTCGTCGATCGCCGAGGATTCCGGCATCGTGGGCATGGCGGTGTATTCCGCCAGCAAGGCGGCGCTGCGCGCCTTCGGCAAGGTGCTGGCATCGGAACTCCTGCCGCGAAAAATCCGCGTCAACGTGGTGAGCCCCGGCTTCATCGACACGCCGACCATGGGCGTGGCCGGCGCCTCGGCGGAAGAGCGCGCCGCCTTCATGAGGGTCGGCGACGAGGTGACGCCGATGAAGCGCCACGGCACGCCGGAGGAGGTGGCGCGCGCCGTTTTGTTCCTCGCCTTCGACGCCACCTTCACCACCGGCGAGCGGATCAAGGTCGACGGCGGTCTCGGCCAGGACCTGTCGCCGGCCATGGGGTGAATAGGGACGCCGCACGCATAGCTCGCGCGTAACTTCACAATCGAACCGAAAAGAAAGGAAAACAAATGTCCGACATATCCGTCATCGGTCTTGGCGCCATGGGCTCGGCCCTAGCCGGGGCGCTCCTGAAAA
Protein-coding sequences here:
- a CDS encoding GFA family protein translates to MNASKHVGTCRCGRLRAECEGEPVRVSVCHCLDCQKRSGSAFAAQARWPDQKVRVIGEAQTWTRVADSGHRATYRFCPNCGSTVAYVIEGWPGVTAVPLGAFADPQFPAPKFSVYEHRKHSWTAVLGDDVEHSSTPTTKRAPGSKLSE
- a CDS encoding winged helix-turn-helix transcriptional regulator; protein product: MEKNQRKLPDSCGLGPALAVIGGKWKALLLWQIHQAQPCRFGELKRLQPEISEKMLIQHLREMEADGIIHREVFHQVPPRVEYSVTPEGAELDLALAPLADWGKKHQERTEETKAGAARAAPRTAAEGAARG
- a CDS encoding SDR family oxidoreductase is translated as MSRFQGKKAVVIGGTHGMGLAVAQALIDGDAGVLITGRNEKNLADARQALGGSVHAVRSDIASMGDIAVLSVEVGQKLGEIDFLHVNAGVSELEPFDQVTEASYDRQFDINTRGAFFTTQRLIPLIKEGGAIVFTSSIAEDSGIVGMAVYSASKAALRAFGKVLASELLPRKIRVNVVSPGFIDTPTMGVAGASAEERAAFMRVGDEVTPMKRHGTPEEVARAVLFLAFDATFTTGERIKVDGGLGQDLSPAMG